In Cyprinus carpio isolate SPL01 chromosome B16, ASM1834038v1, whole genome shotgun sequence, the following are encoded in one genomic region:
- the LOC109095661 gene encoding immunoglobulin superfamily DCC subclass member 3-like: MERLSALLLLLITVSGLGGASELAFIKEPSDVIAVRDRPLMLDCQVEGEGPITITWRRNGVPVPLGARAAVLDNGTLLIRNFQKRRDGDESDAGEYDCAAQNRYGLLISRKAHVQLEFQEFHTHPESMSVDEGGVARFHCAVSGVPEANITWERNRTALNADDNSVSVSVSVAANRLYKEPVILSGPQNLTLNIHQTAILECIATGNPRPIVSWSRLDGRSIGVEGIQVLGTGNLIISDVSLQHSGVYVCSANRPGTRMRRTALGRLVVQAPPEFLQWPQSVSKSAGSSAVFTCQAQGVPDPHLIWLKNGKILTPGDNVKLTNNNSTLAVTRITAEDEAIYQCIAENSAGTNQASARLAVSPSLDLPEAPQDLTVTPLSTTSLRVRWAQPEPHVMDGIIGYVLHIRKLGELDSSELQEAVSKDTFQHDFTNLEASTTFSIYVKAYSPLGASQQSNSVIATTRGTVPTMPSFFTKVLNSTAMQVFWELPAKAGRVEGYKLSHRKLPQQEFRHEERFPAHINTHHISNLEASAVYEIQLTAFNGNGDSISNKRLVSLAEAEKSGKEPAVGESVCDCGEDSEGSMPALVVGIHIGMACIIFCALFLMFGYRHSFFCQKGSPGDWSLSAGHSVSQRDAAAKEASIRAADAIELTTQTAAAERPAAVPQCQVTIEPQPVHPPDTGTDTGTG; encoded by the exons TCATCGCAGTGAGGGACCGCCCCCTCATGCTGGACTGTCAGGTAGAGGGGGAGGGGCCTATCACCATCACCTGGCGACGGAACGGTGTTCCCGTTCCTCTGGGAGCTAGAGCAGCCGTGCTGGATAACGGGACGCTCCTGATCCGGAACTTCCAGAAACGGCGTGACGGTGACGAGAGCGACGCGGGCGAGTACGACTGTGCAGCGCAGAACCGATACGGGCTGCTCATCAGCCGCAAAGCACATGTGCAGCTG gaatttcaAGAGTTCCACACGCACCCAGAATCCATGAGCGTGGACGAGGGCGGCGTCGCTCGATTTCACTGCGCCGTCAGCGGCGTCCCAGAGGCCAACATCACCTGGGAAAGAAACAGAACAGCTCTCAACGCTGATGATAACAG CGTCTCCGTCTCTGTCTCAGTCGCAGCTAATCGTCTCTATAAGGAGCCAGTGATTCTCTCTGGGCCGCAGAACCTCACTCTGAACATTCACCAGACCGCCATCCTGGAGTGCATCGCCACCGGAAACCCACGGCCCATCGTGTCCTGGAGCAGGCTGG ACGGTCGCTCCATCGGCGTGGAGGGCATCCAGGTGTTGGGCACAGGTAACCTCATCATCTCAGACGTGTCTCTGCAGCACTCAGGTGTGTACGTCTGCTCCGCTAACCGACCCGGAACCAGGATGAGGAGAACCGCGCTGGGACGACTGGTGGTGCAGG CTCCTCCGGAGTTCCTGCAGTGGCCTCAGTCCGTGTCGAAGTCTGCGGGCAGCAGTGCGGTCTTCACCTGCCAGGCTCAAGGTGTTCCTGATCCACACCTCATCTGGCTGAAGAACGGCAAGATCCTCACACCTGGAGACAACGTCAAACTCACCAACAACAACAG CACGCTGGCAGTGACGCGCATAACGGCTGAAGATGAGGCCATCTATCAGTGCATCGCGGAGAACAGCGCAGGAACCAACCAGGCCAGCGCTCGTCTCGCCGTCTCCCCATCCCTCGATCTCCCAGAAGCCCCTCAGGACCTGACGGTCACGCCGCTCTCCACCACTTCTCTACGGGTGCGCTGGGCACAGCCGGAGCCACATGTGATGGACGGCATCATCGGATACGTGCTGCACATCCGCAAACTGGGAG AGCTGGACAGCAGCGAGCTTCAGGAAGCTGTGAGCAAAGACACGTTTCAGCACGACTTCACGAACCTGGAGGCCTCCACCACCTTCTCCATCTATGTGAAAGCGTATTCACCGCTGGGAGCCAGTCAACAGTCCAACAGTGTCATCGCCACCACACGTGGAACTG tTCCCACGATGCCCAGCTTCTTCACAAAGGTTCTGAACAGCACAGCGATGCAGGTGTTCTGGGAGCTTCCAGCTAAAGCCGGTCGAGTGGAGGGATACAAACTCTCTCATCGCAAGCTGCCACAGCAAGAGTTCAGACACGAGGAGCGATTCCCCGCTCACATCAACACACACCACATCTCTAACCTcg AAGCGTCAGCGGTGTATGAGATTCAGCTCACGGCCTTCAACGGGAACGGCGACAGCATCAGCAACAAACGGCTCGTCTCATTGGCTGAGGCTGAAAAGAGCGGGAAAGAGCCAGCAG tgggagagagtgtgtgtgactgtggtGAGGACAGTGAGGGCTCCATGCCGGCTCTGGTGGTTGGGATCCACATTGGCATGGCCTGCATCATATTCTGCGCTCTCTTCCTGATGTTTGGCTATCGGCACAG cttctTCTGTCAGAAGGGTTCTCCGGGTGACTGGAGTCTTTCAGCAGGACACAGTGTTTCTCAGAGAGACGCCGCAGCTAAAGAAGCCAGCATCCGAGCAGCCGACGCTATCGAGCTCACAACACAG ACTGCTGCAGCGGAGCGTCCAGCAGCTGTTCCTCAGTGTCAGGTGACGATTGAACCTCAACCTGTCCATCCGCCGGACACTGGCACTGACACTGGCACCGGATGA
- the LOC109081666 gene encoding gonadotropin-releasing hormone II receptor-like isoform X1, whose amino-acid sequence MLFLSLHAGVDQSGVMSDNTSLSSVSDASLPPLLTDWTAPSFTPAAQARVTATMVLFLFAAVSNLALLISVSRGRGRRLASHLRPLIISLASADLMMTFIMMPLDMVWNVTVQWYAGDGLCKLLCFLKLFAMQTSAFILVVISLDRHHAILRPLDSLNAHRRNRRMLLLAWSLSALIASPQLFIFRTVKAESVDFTQCVTHGSFRERWHETAYNMFHFVTLYVIPLLVMSCCYTCILIEINRQLHKSNAGESLRRSGTDMIPKARMKTLKMTIIIVLSFVVCWTPYYLLGIWYWFQPEMLKVTPEYIHHLLFVFGNLNTCCDPVIYGLYTPSFRADLARCCRCRTPADSPRSLDRLSALHEHESDPASGKSS is encoded by the exons ATGCTGTTTCTGTCTCTTCACGCAGGTGTGGATCAGAGCGGTGTGATGTCTGATAACACATCACTGTCGTCTGTGTCTGACGCGTCTCTCCCGCCGCTGCTGACGGACTGGACGGCGCCCTCCTTCACTCCCGCGGCTCAGGCCCGCGTCACGGCCACCATGGTGCTCTTCCTGTTCGCCGCCGTCAGTAACCTGGCGCTCCTCATCAGCGTGTCACGCGGTCGCGGCCGGCGTCTGGCGTCTCACCTGCGTCCTCTCATCATCAGCCTGGCGTCCGCTGACCTGATGATGACCTTCATCATGATGCCGCTGGACATGGTGTGGAACGTGACGGTGCAGTGGTACGCCGGAGATGGACTCTGTAAGCTGCTGTGCTTCCTGAAGCTCTTTGCCATGCAAACCTCCGCCTTCATCCTGGTGGTCATCAGTCTGGACCGGCATCACGCCATCCTGCGCCCTCTGGACTCACTCAACGCACACCGCAGGAACAGGAGGATGCTACTGCTGGCCTGGAGCCTCAGCGCGCTGATCGCATCGccacag CTGTTCATCTTCCGGACGGTCAAAGCGGAGAGCGTGGACTTCACTCAGTGTGTCACACACGGGAGTTTCCGCGAGCGCTGGCATGAGACGGCGTACAACATGTTTCACTTCGTGACGCTGTACGTGATTCCGCTGCTGGTCATGAGCTGCTGTTACACCTGCATCCTCATCGAGATCAACAGACAGCTGCACAAGAGCAACG CAGGCGAGTCTCTGAGACGCAGCGGCACAGACATGATCCCGAAGGCCCGGATGAAGACGCTGAAGATGACCATCATCATCGTCCTGTCGTTCGTGGTCTGCTGGACGCCCTACTATCTGCTGGGCATCTGGTACTGGTTCCAGCCGGAGATGCTGAAGGTCACGCCCGAGTACATCCATCACCTGCTCTTCGTGTTCGGGAACCTAAACACCTGCTGCGACCCGGTGATCTACGGCCTTTACACGCCCTCGTTCCGCGCCGATCTCGCCCGCTGCTGCCGCTGCCGGACCCCCGCGGACTCTCCACGCTCTCTGGACCGGCTCTCGGCCCTGCACGAGCACGAGTCTGACCCGGCCAGCGGCAAGAGCTCTTAA
- the LOC109081666 gene encoding gonadotropin-releasing hormone II receptor-like isoform X2, with product MSDNTSLSSVSDASLPPLLTDWTAPSFTPAAQARVTATMVLFLFAAVSNLALLISVSRGRGRRLASHLRPLIISLASADLMMTFIMMPLDMVWNVTVQWYAGDGLCKLLCFLKLFAMQTSAFILVVISLDRHHAILRPLDSLNAHRRNRRMLLLAWSLSALIASPQLFIFRTVKAESVDFTQCVTHGSFRERWHETAYNMFHFVTLYVIPLLVMSCCYTCILIEINRQLHKSNAGESLRRSGTDMIPKARMKTLKMTIIIVLSFVVCWTPYYLLGIWYWFQPEMLKVTPEYIHHLLFVFGNLNTCCDPVIYGLYTPSFRADLARCCRCRTPADSPRSLDRLSALHEHESDPASGKSS from the exons ATGTCTGATAACACATCACTGTCGTCTGTGTCTGACGCGTCTCTCCCGCCGCTGCTGACGGACTGGACGGCGCCCTCCTTCACTCCCGCGGCTCAGGCCCGCGTCACGGCCACCATGGTGCTCTTCCTGTTCGCCGCCGTCAGTAACCTGGCGCTCCTCATCAGCGTGTCACGCGGTCGCGGCCGGCGTCTGGCGTCTCACCTGCGTCCTCTCATCATCAGCCTGGCGTCCGCTGACCTGATGATGACCTTCATCATGATGCCGCTGGACATGGTGTGGAACGTGACGGTGCAGTGGTACGCCGGAGATGGACTCTGTAAGCTGCTGTGCTTCCTGAAGCTCTTTGCCATGCAAACCTCCGCCTTCATCCTGGTGGTCATCAGTCTGGACCGGCATCACGCCATCCTGCGCCCTCTGGACTCACTCAACGCACACCGCAGGAACAGGAGGATGCTACTGCTGGCCTGGAGCCTCAGCGCGCTGATCGCATCGccacag CTGTTCATCTTCCGGACGGTCAAAGCGGAGAGCGTGGACTTCACTCAGTGTGTCACACACGGGAGTTTCCGCGAGCGCTGGCATGAGACGGCGTACAACATGTTTCACTTCGTGACGCTGTACGTGATTCCGCTGCTGGTCATGAGCTGCTGTTACACCTGCATCCTCATCGAGATCAACAGACAGCTGCACAAGAGCAACG CAGGCGAGTCTCTGAGACGCAGCGGCACAGACATGATCCCGAAGGCCCGGATGAAGACGCTGAAGATGACCATCATCATCGTCCTGTCGTTCGTGGTCTGCTGGACGCCCTACTATCTGCTGGGCATCTGGTACTGGTTCCAGCCGGAGATGCTGAAGGTCACGCCCGAGTACATCCATCACCTGCTCTTCGTGTTCGGGAACCTAAACACCTGCTGCGACCCGGTGATCTACGGCCTTTACACGCCCTCGTTCCGCGCCGATCTCGCCCGCTGCTGCCGCTGCCGGACCCCCGCGGACTCTCCACGCTCTCTGGACCGGCTCTCGGCCCTGCACGAGCACGAGTCTGACCCGGCCAGCGGCAAGAGCTCTTAA